The Oryza brachyantha chromosome 6, ObraRS2, whole genome shotgun sequence region TTTAGGTGTTATCTTGGTGAGCGGCCTCTTCTCCGCCATCTTCTCCGGCCGCTCCCAACACTTGTGGTCCGCCTTGGGATCACCAACCTGATCATCAAATTTGTGAATTCCTTTTCAGAATTGGACGAGATATATAAATTGAAACgagttcatctttttttttttggggatcGTTCACCTGGATGTATAGGACATCGTCGGAGGGATGCGCATTGACGAGGTAGTCCATGATCCAGTGGAGCGCGTCCATGGCGGAGTCGCGCTGATCGGCGGCGCTCATGGCGTCGCCGTACTCGAGGATGGACCACGACAGCATGGTGGCCGTGAACGCCATCGGGAAACCGAACTTCATgtggtcgccggcgtcgtacATCCCCTTGGAGAGATCCAGCCCGGCCTCCTTGCCGTCGTCCAGCGCCGAGTCGCCTCTCCAGTGGATCGTGTTGTTCACCAGCTTGCCGGCTTCACCGATCAAACAACCAATACAACCTCCATTTGAAAGATCGAATGCGAAACGCAGATATCAATTCGAGACGAGATGGTAAATTAGGCACCTACATTTCTGGACCTGGAAGAACTGGAGGGCGACGCCGAGCGCGTCGGTGTACTTGTGGTCGACGGCGCCGGGCACGCCGGGGAAGGGGAAGCCCTGGCCGCCGTTCTTGTAGCGGACgaacacgacggcggcggtgaccgCGAGCGCCATGAGCGCCAGCACCAggagccagcagcagcagcgcacGCAGTTCGCCATTGGGAAACCAGCGCTCGCATCAACGATCGGTTAATCCAAAGGGATCGCCAGAACCAACCCAATCAAACAACGAACCAATCGATCgaactgcatgcatgcatgcaatgcaatgcaagcaatcgggcgcggcggcaatTCAACCGCACCGGCCGAGAGGCTGCAACCAAAAACTGCTCGGAGCGGAcgtggcgccggcgaggcgacgcgacgggaggggagggagaagcCGCCAGTTGGTGGGGAGTTAGAGGCTCGCCATGACCGTCTCAACAAGCTGCCACGTAGGACTTGTTGGTTAGGCTATGTACTCGcccgttttaaaataaactactaataaaaaattcaaatttgattacAATACAGTTGTTTCTTCACTTGTCTTCTTATCTAAATCAGTTATAATCTCAATTCAtccatttaattatttttggcaTACCGTGTTCTTTAGCCTAGGTTACTGACCTATATTCCTTTAATTTTCGTAAACATGTTTCCGAAACTGCTAAACGACATGTGTTttgtaaaaaagtttatagaaaaattattttaaaaattaataattcatataaatctatttttatagttaataattaattaatcatatactaatccgatcctatgttttacatgttggttacttaAATAACTGGCAAAAGAGCACGATCATAGTAAATCATAActgtttataattttaaacttgatcCCTTCAAAAAGCGATTTAAGTCCTCGTGTTATGGAACAAAGTGAGTAGTAATATTACGAGGGTACAAAATTAATCACCGGCTTATGTACACAGTTTAGTTTAACTACCGAGTTACCAAGCCTGGAGAAGGTGTGATTCAGTCGGGTACGCACTCAATTGTGCAGGAGACGTACACTACCAAACCAAcactttttgacaaaaaaaagcaGGTTCGTTTAAATTCCTGTTTGCTAAGTTAATGCATGTCATTTCAGATATATCGGCAGCGATAATTCCACATGATTGTTCTTTTACCGATGCTATTATTATTCTTCCTTACAAATGCTTCTCTAGTTCTCTATAAGAAAACAACAAGTCAATcgcttgaaaatttttaatctgctaatcaatcttttttattagatttgCTTAAGATTTATGCTTGTCCACGtgctaatttgtttaatttcctTTATTACTGTTCGATTTAAATCTATGGTACAGTTTTTTTACCGATAggtataaaaaacaattgtttttgattttgattttacgTAATTAAGGCCCAGGAGAAGCCCATCACAACTCATACTGCAAAGGCCCATCAATACGGCCCATGTAGGTGCGCTAGCGCGCGCCCCGCATTTActaatctttcttttttgcgaTTAGCATACACACCTAACCTAATCGAATTATTATCAGAAATGATGATCTCATTTCGTTGGCTTGTGGGTTGGGGGAAAGAAAGGGGAAAGGCGAGCGACTAGTtagcgagacgcggcggcgaaaGCAaggagcgccgccgcagcggagttcgccgccggcgccgcgctccTTGCCCCCGGCAACAAGGTACGGTCCCCCCAGCCTCCGCGATTTCGCGCGCGAATCCGTTCGATTAGTCGTTCGTCCGGTCGAATTTTGTGATGGATGGGTAGATCCATTTCTAGTCGATTCCACATGTAATCGAGGCGCGGGTTTGAATTCCGTAGGGTTCATGGAGCATGCCCCTGATCGGAGTGACGCGGACGGGGGTTGCGAATGGAGGGAGGAGCTGCGGCAGCAGCAGTCGCAGGTGGACGCGCTGCGTGAGAGGCTCGTGGAGGTCAAGGTCGGGATGAGGTGCTCCGAGGAGGACTCGAGGAGGGAGCTGGATCACCTCTGCCGCAGGGTCAAGACCATCGCCACGCTGCTGGCCTACCTCAAATCCAAGGCCAGGATCATGGCGATACCGCACCTCGCACACACGTCCTGCGGGATTAGGCACCAGGACGGCGTGGGCTACGTCGACAGGCACGGGGTGCCGCTGGCTGATTGGTCCAAGGGCTCCGAGTCTGCTTCCTCCGAGGGTTTAGATGACGAAATGGCGGCAGATAGTGGCCGCGTTGCTGAACATGGTGATGCCAATGAGGGGGATGTAGACGTGGAAGATATTCTGAAGTCCATACATGTGGTGACTGATGTTATGGAGACCCTTGTGAAGAGAGTTATTGTTGCTGAATCCGAAGCCGCTAACGAGAAAGAGAAGGTGAGGATGGGTCTGGAAGAGATCAGGAGGAAGACTATGCAGGTCGAGTCCATGTCCATGAAAGTTGAGGAAATGGAGAAATTTGCGGTGGGCACTAATGGTATGCTGAATGAGATGAGGCAAAGGGTTGAAGACATGGTGTTGGAGACCACCCGGCAAAGGCAGCGTGCGGCTGAAAATGAACAGGAGCTTAGTCGCGTGAAGCATGACTTTGAGTCTCTTAGAACTTATGTCGGTACACTCGTTAATGTCAGAGAAACTCTTCTTTCATCAGAGAAGCAGTTTGAAACAATGGAAAAGCTTTTTGACAGGTAATTCACAAGTATCAGGCTATTTTTAGTAACTTTGATTTGTATGAAGTGAGTTGTACATGATTCATTTTGTCTTGCAAATTTTATATGCTTTTTTGTAGAACTTTGGAAATATATCATTCATCTTCCCAATCCTGATAATGTAGTTTTATGCACTATGTAAATGCTGTTGCTGGCAAAATCTTTATTTAAGGACATGCTGCTGAAGTTATAACTGGGCAATTAATTCTGAATATGCACTTGTAATGACCAATCATCATGTAAATTCCTGTTGCTGCTAACACCTTCATGCTAGGACATActgctgaaaaaaaattgttaaggCGCATTTTATACTCTGATTCATTAATGTAAAGCACTGTAGCAGTCAAGGAAAATCAACACGAATGCTGCACAAGTCAGTTACTTAGTCTCATCCACATGCTCATGAGTTCATTAAGCCAACTACTATGCACGTCTTGAACTTTCCTTGTGATGCTGCATATACACTAGCGTTGAAACATGGCATGAAGAACTCCTTTTGCTGGCATACGATGCTAATACTATTTACCACTTGCTTTCCTGTAGTATATGGTTGACATATTCTACTCGTAACATCTGCCACGTGTCCTAGTGTTTCTCTATTGTTAACAACTTTGGGCTGTCATTGGCTAGGAGAGCTCTACTGTTTATCCTTTAAGGCACAAAGCTACACCTATTCTGCTATTATAAATTAGAGTTTACATTGCATCCCCAGAAGGCCAGAAGCCTTCTTTTTGTAACATCTATCGCCACTGTGTTGATCAATGGTAAAAGGTGTTTTGTCAGATTTGCTGTAGTTGCTTTGAATCCTGCTAAATATCATTGAAATGATTCATCTTAAGCAGTTAAATACCTTTTCACTCTCTGATATCATAGAGAATGTCAGCTGGTAGGGTGTTACTTTAGTATAATATAAGTTGAATCATCAACTCTAGGACCAACTTCACATTTAACCGCAAAAAATGTGTATTCTGATCATGCACAATTTTCTTTATGGATATTCAGTTGTAAAAAGGATGCATTCTTTAGTGGATATAGAATTGATTAAGTCTCAGTATATTTTCTGCTGGTCTGCATTTCAGTATTTGGTCCAGAGTACTTTTTCTTTCTACTCTCTAAAAACATGCCCCatccttttgcttttataagcataagcgaaataGCTTATTAACGATTAAGAAACAATTTGCGCGcagaacttatatatatatatgttcttagtgatataaaaagcaaaggctagaaaaataaagtacgatgaaaaaaaataaactccgaattttagttttaaaatttaaattttggcttataagcataagcgaaagaTGGGGGTCAATCACTTTTCGTGGTCTAGAAAGCACACACAGAAGCTTGCTGTAAAAGCTCTGGTTAAGTTACCTGATACTGATATAGTGATATAGTTATCGTAAACATAACAGATTATTTGCCTATAGTGTTCCTTCTGTTAGTCACCTAGATAAGTTACTCCTGAGTGGTTATGAATTGATCAAGCAAGTGGTATCCAATCCTTTGACCATAATCAATCAATTCAGTATTAAGTTTCGTATTCTTGTGAACAGGCTAGTTGCAAGGACCAACCAACTTGAGAGTGAGAAAGCACAGAAAGAAGCCGAAGTCCAGAAGGTGATGGAGGAGAATGTGAGGCTACGTGCCATGGTTGATAAGAAGGAGGCGCAGCTTCAGGCGATGAGTGAGCAGTGCAAGTTCATGGCGCTGAGCCGTCCCAACTAGTGGGGATATATGACAACCCGTTACGCTTGTCCAATGATGTCACTTACAAAATTACAGTTACATTGTTGCAACAAGAAGGGCTCCAGATGTGGCGAAATAACGGGTGGTGCCGACTGCTGGCGAGTTCCCGGGGCTCTGATTCCTGCTGCAAACAAATCGTTTACCTTAGGTGTGATGTGTTGGAACTGTAAACCTGACATCTTGTATTCTTGTAACTCGAAATGTGTGTAAAGACCAGGGCACATTTGTCCGAATCCATAAATCCTCTGAAAATGAGCTTCAATTCATGGAATGTGCTCTAGCTGCAATTTCATCACGGTGCTGTGAAAGCCTAAAGTTAACCAAAATGACTGCAATTCtcattttcaaacaaaaaattatgttgCAGATATGTGCTGCGTACGTTTCCATTTAAGGGCATTTttagtgtatatttttttaccaagttATAagatacatatgtatatgtcaTAAGATAATAGTCTGGTTAAATGTTATACCatatctaaaattatatagctTAGATTAAAGGTGGACTCACTCATATAAAAAGATAGATGTCTTTCTCAGTTCTCACATTTTCCCGTCCtccaatattaaatatttagctaaaatgattttaatttaAGCACCGGTTATGTAAATAAGCTATAGATACTTAGAAAGTGTACAATTGCTCCaatgtataatatttatcacGTTTGTTTGTCAATCCAAAAGTGTACGGTTGCTCTAATGTATATCATCTATCGCATGTGTTTCTCAATCGTGTATATCCACCTCCTTAGAGCATGTATAATAATAGACTATAAgtcagttataaatatattttaaggtgaTAAGAGATGATAGAGAATAACAGCGGACtacaaatttatagtcagctacaTACAGACTCTAAAAcacatgtatgtatgacaAGTGAGACCAAATATTAATTACGTAGTATATGACTCtagtatgaattggctattaagtTAGCTATGGACCATTGAACtcttactctctccgtcccaaaataaaccaatttttcactttttatctttaatttttgactcttcgttttatttaaaatttttttgcgattgatattcttgtttttattagatgataaattataaatagtactttacgtgtgactaatttttttaaattttctaaaaattttttaaaataagatggatggtcaagaattcttttttttgggggagTATGCACGTTCCACCGGACCCCACGTTAAGGGGACGAAGAGATAAAAACCGCTGGC contains the following coding sequences:
- the LOC102720530 gene encoding uncharacterized protein LOC102720530, which codes for MEHAPDRSDADGGCEWREELRQQQSQVDALRERLVEVKVGMRCSEEDSRRELDHLCRRVKTIATLLAYLKSKARIMAIPHLAHTSCGIRHQDGVGYVDRHGVPLADWSKGSESASSEGLDDEMAADSGRVAEHGDANEGDVDVEDILKSIHVVTDVMETLVKRVIVAESEAANEKEKVRMGLEEIRRKTMQVESMSMKVEEMEKFAVGTNGMLNEMRQRVEDMVLETTRQRQRAAENEQELSRVKHDFESLRTYVGTLVNVRETLLSSEKQFETMEKLFDRLVARTNQLESEKAQKEAEVQKVMEENVRLRAMVDKKEAQLQAMSEQCKFMALSRPN